In the Cytophagia bacterium CHB2 genome, CCGCCAGCCCTAACAAATGCTTGGAAACGATCATAGCATCCTCACCTCTAAAAGGCTTCCTGATCGCGCCCGAGGTGAGCTACGCGCCAAGCTGTTCGGATCAGGTCTGCGCCTGTGATTATTGCGATACTTCAACCAAAAGTACACCATCAACTCCATCCACATTGGCTAATTGTACGCGAACTTCCTCTCCTGTCGTGGTAACAACTTCCTTGCCGACGAAATCGGGCCGAATCGGCAACTCGCGATGGCCGCGATCGATCATCACCGCCAAACGGATTTTCGCGGGCCGGCCAAAATCCATCAACGCATCCATGGCCGCGCGAATCGTGCGGCCGGTATAAATCACATCATCCACGAGAATGACGATTTTGCCTTCCAGATCAAACGGAATATCCGTGGCCTGAATGCGTGATTGCTTTGTGCGGCTCAACAGCGCGTCCTGCCGGTAAGCCAAATCGTCGCGGTATAGCGTGACATCCAGCGAGCCGAGCGGCAGCTTGCGGCCCTCGATGCTTTCGATGCGTTCGATCAAGCGTTGCGCGAGCTGCACGCCGCGTGTGCGAATGCCAACCACAACCAAGTTTTCGATGCCGCGATTCGATTCGAGGATCTCGTGAGCGAGGCGCGACAGCGTGCGGTTCAGGCCCGCCGCATCCATAATTTCCCCGCGAATCTTTATTGTCGGCGCAGAGGCTGGCATAAGCAATAATCTTGTTGATCCATGAGAGCCGATTCAAATAGGCATAAAAAAAGCCTTTCCATTCAACTCAGGCGTTGTCAACGTTTGAGAGAATCGATAAAGGCTTAATTGCGATTTCATCGTGGCTGATGATACAACATTTTTGTGCGCGAGTCAAGGAGATTTTCCTTGAAAGCGCTTCATTCCTGCAAGGATGGTGTTATTTTATCATCTTCGACATCGCAAATGTGGTACTGTACAAACGTTGAATACTTTTAAGCATGGCATAAAACCTTATAAATACTGGCGAATCTTCATCTTGTTAAAACACGCCCGGCGCGGCGCGAGTCAATCTACGATAAAGACTGAAATACAACACGCAACAAAACGTTTCACTCGCGAGATTGCTGATCGCCAGGGCGAGTGCACCGCGGCTGGGAATCAGTAGATAATTCAATATCACATTCAACAACAACGTCGCGGCCAGAATGCCCACATTCCACGCAGATTTGTCGGATTGGAAGAAAACGTAAACCAGCGTCGAATACAACGCCAGCGGTATGATCGACCACACCTGCACGCGCAGGACGGTGGTCGCGGCGGGAAAATCATAAGTCGTTGCGATGAGCCAATCTGCCAACAGGAAAATGATCACCGCGAGACTCAAACTGAACGCGAGTTGCGCCCATAGTGTCTTCGCTGCCAGCTTGTGCAGTTGTGCCGAGTTTTTCTGCATACCTGCAATCGCCGGAAAGAACGAAGCAACGATGACGGAGGGTGCAACGCGCAGCACTTTCACAAAGCTGCTTGCCGCACTGAACACGCCGACTTCCGCGTTGTCGCGCAGCGCCGCCAGCAACATCACATCAACGCGGGAATGCAGAATGCCGAGCAGGCCCATGACGAAAAACGGCAGCGCCGTTGCAACCGAAGCGCGCGCGAGCGCCCGGTCAAACGCCGGTCCGGAAGAGAAGAACCTGAAGTTTTCCTCGCGGCGATACAGCAGCCATAGCAAAACCGTCTTGAGGGTTTCGAGCAAAACCAGCAGGCCGATGATCGTTGGCAAGGCATAACCCGCGCGCAGCAGCACCCAGCTTGCG is a window encoding:
- the pyrR gene encoding bifunctional pyr operon transcriptional regulator/uracil phosphoribosyltransferase PyrR — encoded protein: MPASAPTIKIRGEIMDAAGLNRTLSRLAHEILESNRGIENLVVVGIRTRGVQLAQRLIERIESIEGRKLPLGSLDVTLYRDDLAYRQDALLSRTKQSRIQATDIPFDLEGKIVILVDDVIYTGRTIRAAMDALMDFGRPAKIRLAVMIDRGHRELPIRPDFVGKEVVTTTGEEVRVQLANVDGVDGVLLVEVSQ
- a CDS encoding flippase, producing MSNPLPKLFKNSFYLLVMNLGTLGALFVFSVLLARTLGQEALGLYALFTATLMPFSYAVDLGQSTSLVQEMGRAPAAGNRILKNTLLLKMLLSVAATAGLLLFSFFYFQKAEERSLFFVFGLMLLPRGLGATFEAAFRSRQKMAFLMWANVGHGALLVFASWVLLRAGYALPTIIGLLVLLETLKTVLLWLLYRREENFRFFSSGPAFDRALARASVATALPFFVMGLLGILHSRVDVMLLAALRDNAEVGVFSAASSFVKVLRVAPSVIVASFFPAIAGMQKNSAQLHKLAAKTLWAQLAFSLSLAVIIFLLADWLIATTYDFPAATTVLRVQVWSIIPLALYSTLVYVFFQSDKSAWNVGILAATLLLNVILNYLLIPSRGALALAISNLASETFCCVLYFSLYRRLTRAAPGVF